In one Streptomyces sp. NBC_01288 genomic region, the following are encoded:
- a CDS encoding barstar family protein: MAVYDFTGRAEPWVVIAPQGDPLLERQLVALEGQGGLVFHLSAEELATPEGVFAAFARTLEFPGYFGHNWDAMVDCLDDLHGSWHGGRGVAVVIGDADLLLGAGHLRLFVSVLCQAAARANSAVDSDGEPWDRPSIAQHFAFVSRTASTGDFASRLTGDDLKVGVVGPYVTVSLDE, translated from the coding sequence ATGGCCGTGTACGACTTCACCGGGCGTGCGGAGCCGTGGGTCGTCATCGCTCCGCAGGGTGACCCGCTGCTGGAACGGCAACTGGTCGCCCTGGAAGGGCAAGGCGGGCTCGTCTTCCACCTGTCCGCCGAGGAACTGGCCACGCCGGAAGGCGTGTTCGCCGCGTTCGCCCGGACGCTGGAGTTTCCCGGCTACTTCGGCCACAACTGGGACGCGATGGTCGACTGCCTGGACGATCTGCACGGGTCCTGGCACGGCGGCAGAGGTGTCGCGGTCGTCATCGGCGACGCCGACCTGTTGCTGGGCGCCGGTCATCTGCGCCTGTTCGTCTCGGTGTTGTGCCAGGCGGCGGCGCGCGCGAACAGCGCGGTGGACTCCGACGGCGAACCGTGGGACCGGCCGTCCATCGCCCAGCACTTCGCGTTCGTCTCCCGTACGGCGTCGACGGGCGACTTCGCTTCAAGGCTGACGGGCGACGATCTCAAGGTCGGGGTCGTCGGCCCGTACGTGACTGTCTCGCTCGACGAGTGA
- a CDS encoding helix-turn-helix domain-containing protein, translating to MNSKKNRSTMRLLGAQVKAARMAAGLTQRQLAERALVDEETIASVEQGRRRLMPPLAKSLDRILDTKGTFEAGVDNLPEIDQFPLYAEEYMLHEREAISLSWYDNAVVPGLLQTEAYARALLSSRLPAYDEDELETKVAGRISRQEIMQRKNPPTMSFVVWEPALLWPNGGRETHRAQLRALRTYSELPGLSFQILPLNRTSHAGDAGPFILLETPDHQHLAYAESQRGSQWVSDADEVSILTRKYAMLRTQALTIEDSRSLLDRLLGDQ from the coding sequence ATGAACTCCAAGAAGAACCGCTCGACGATGCGGCTGCTGGGCGCACAGGTGAAAGCGGCCCGGATGGCGGCCGGGTTGACGCAACGCCAGCTCGCCGAGCGGGCGTTGGTCGACGAGGAGACCATCGCGTCGGTCGAGCAGGGCAGGCGCCGACTGATGCCCCCGCTGGCGAAGTCGCTGGACAGGATCCTCGACACGAAGGGGACGTTCGAGGCGGGCGTCGACAACCTCCCCGAGATCGACCAATTCCCGCTCTACGCCGAGGAGTACATGCTGCACGAGCGGGAGGCCATCTCCCTGTCCTGGTACGACAACGCGGTCGTCCCCGGTTTGCTCCAGACCGAGGCGTACGCCCGCGCGCTGCTGAGCAGTCGCCTTCCGGCGTACGACGAGGACGAGTTGGAGACAAAGGTTGCGGGCCGGATCAGCCGCCAGGAGATCATGCAGCGCAAGAATCCGCCGACGATGAGCTTCGTCGTCTGGGAGCCCGCGCTGCTGTGGCCCAATGGAGGCCGCGAGACACACCGGGCCCAACTACGCGCTCTGCGCACGTACTCCGAACTCCCGGGCCTGTCCTTTCAGATCCTCCCGCTGAATCGGACCTCCCACGCAGGAGACGCAGGCCCCTTCATCCTCCTGGAGACGCCTGATCATCAGCACCTCGCCTACGCAGAGTCCCAACGCGGCAGCCAGTGGGTTTCCGACGCGGATGAGGTGTCCATCCTGACGCGTAAATATGCAATGCTGCGGACGCAGGCACTCACCATCGAGGACTCACGAAGCCTGCTGGACCGTCTGCTAGGAGATCAATGA
- a CDS encoding ATP-binding protein, giving the protein MNLSEKFFRRERRSVPAARQFAHAYLAEWGLAGTERGADVLVCVSELATNALVHGVPPGRQFRLLLRCDGYSLRVEVHDSGGGVPRVDAHPRDTDEGGRGLLLVAALADKWGVGERDFGKVVWAEFDTEQRPTEPVTIKSS; this is encoded by the coding sequence GTGAACCTGAGTGAGAAGTTCTTCCGGCGCGAACGCCGGTCCGTTCCCGCCGCGAGGCAGTTCGCTCACGCGTACCTGGCCGAGTGGGGACTCGCGGGGACCGAGCGCGGCGCCGATGTACTGGTCTGCGTCAGCGAGTTGGCGACCAACGCGCTGGTGCACGGGGTGCCGCCGGGGCGTCAGTTCCGGCTGTTGTTGCGGTGCGACGGGTATTCGTTGCGGGTCGAGGTGCACGACAGCGGGGGTGGTGTGCCGCGTGTCGACGCCCACCCTCGTGACACCGACGAGGGTGGGCGCGGGCTGCTGCTGGTTGCCGCGCTGGCCGACAAGTGGGGGGTGGGGGAACGGGACTTCGGGAAGGTGGTGTGGGCCGAGTTCGACACGGAGCAGCGCCCGACGGAACCGGTCACGATCAAGTCGTCCTGA
- a CDS encoding DUF397 domain-containing protein, protein MSTGLQWFKSSYSNSEGGACLEVAYTWRKSTYSSDEGGQCVEVATCPHTIHIRDSKNPEADGPTLQLAPTAWAAFTATR, encoded by the coding sequence ATGAGCACCGGACTTCAGTGGTTCAAGTCGAGCTACAGCAACAGCGAAGGCGGCGCGTGCCTCGAAGTCGCCTACACCTGGCGGAAGTCGACGTACAGCAGCGACGAGGGCGGTCAGTGCGTCGAGGTAGCCACCTGCCCCCACACCATCCACATCCGCGACTCCAAGAACCCGGAAGCGGACGGCCCCACGCTCCAACTCGCCCCCACCGCCTGGGCTGCGTTCACCGCCACCCGGTAG
- a CDS encoding inositol monophosphatase family protein — protein MTSAESGAGSDDAAVATAAAPAGAEVVRALYGRRLDRVDKGGGDFATAADVEAEAAILDVIRAARPDDAVLGEEGGQRGAADAERQWLVDPLCGTLNYAVGNMLVAVNVALRDGAAAVADPFSGEVFFTDGETAWVRRDGADDTLLTPTPATRLVDVNLDPPFPSAPVFRAVDLLAHPEFVGRFRPRVVSTTLALAWVAAGKRAAYVTDGGDLSASVHFAAGIALCRAAGCVVTGIDGAPIGAAGRGLLVAADEETHGLLMSMVRGRSQRPGRP, from the coding sequence GTGACCAGTGCCGAGTCAGGTGCGGGTTCCGACGATGCCGCGGTCGCGACAGCCGCGGCACCAGCCGGTGCCGAGGTGGTCCGCGCCCTGTACGGCCGGCGGCTCGACCGCGTCGACAAGGGTGGCGGGGACTTCGCCACCGCTGCCGATGTCGAGGCGGAGGCGGCGATCCTCGACGTCATCCGTGCCGCACGGCCCGACGACGCGGTGCTCGGCGAGGAGGGCGGGCAGCGGGGTGCCGCCGACGCCGAGCGCCAGTGGCTGGTGGATCCCCTGTGCGGCACGCTGAACTACGCCGTAGGCAACATGCTGGTGGCCGTCAACGTGGCCCTGCGCGACGGGGCGGCGGCCGTGGCCGACCCTTTCAGCGGCGAGGTCTTCTTCACCGACGGCGAGACCGCCTGGGTACGGCGGGACGGGGCCGACGACACCCTTCTGACGCCCACGCCGGCCACCCGGCTGGTGGACGTCAACCTGGATCCGCCGTTCCCGAGCGCGCCGGTGTTCCGGGCCGTGGATCTGCTGGCCCACCCCGAGTTCGTCGGCCGTTTCCGGCCGCGCGTCGTCTCCACCACACTGGCGCTGGCCTGGGTGGCCGCCGGAAAGCGCGCCGCGTACGTCACCGACGGCGGCGACCTCTCCGCAAGCGTGCACTTCGCGGCCGGGATCGCTCTGTGCCGGGCCGCCGGCTGTGTCGTCACCGGGATCGACGGTGCCCCGATCGGCGCGGCGGGCCGTGGGCTCCTGGTCGCCGCCGACGAGGAGACCCACGGGCTGCTGATGTCGATGGTGCGCGGCCGAAGTCAGCGGCCCGGGCGGCCTTGA